The nucleotide sequence ATGCAATAGTATGCGATTAAAGGAGGATGGACATAAAATTCATATATATCTTCAATATGATTGTTATAGGCTTTTAGAGCTGTTATTGAGTGATTATGAAGCGGTGATATACCGTGAGAAGGGATTAAAAGATATCGAAAATATGATTCAATTTCAAAGTTATTTGCCAGATATGGAACTGCATTATTTTCTTTCCAATAACCCGGTTGAAATTATAAAAGAGATGCAGGATCAATCTAAAATGAATGCCGCTGATATTGACAAATGGATGGATAGCCAGAAAAATGGAACTAATTTGAAAGAATTCATAAACATATGTGATGATAAGAGAAGAACGAAAGAGTATGGAGAAAAAATAGAGCGGAATACAGTAAAATATGCTTGTGCAGCAAGAGAATTCACAGAACAATATTTAGGAGAGATTTATTCTTTATGGAAGTTTCTGGAGATGTAAGAATAGTAATAGATGACACAATTAATGGGAGAGGAGAGAGCATAAATGGCAGTTTTCACATACAATGACCAGCTAAGAAATTTATTAGCAGATGTGGAATGTGTACTTGCCTTTGACACGGCGGCGGATTTTTTGGGTCTGACAAATGGCGGATGTAGATCGGCAGCACAGATATTTGTCGATAAAAAGCAAGATATAGATGGGGCGGAACAGATTTTGGTGCCATCTCTTGAGACCCTTGTGTGTGAAAAACGAAACGGACTATTATGCACTACTGTAAATCAGACTATCATTGACCTTTTAGAGCAAAATGGAGATGAGCAGATTATCACGGAGAGTTTGGCAAATTATTATGATGCACACAATGAGAGTTTTGATGGACTTGAAATGCCAGCGCATTTGAAAAAGAGATTTGAAAAATATAAGGTATGGGCGCTTGAATATTATGAAGAGTAGGTGATGTGTTTGGATTTAATGGAATTTTTATACAGGGTGATGGAAGAACTGTCAAATGCAGGTGTGCCGATTGTGTTCAAAGGGGCGATGGTTCTTAATCTTGCAATCAGGGATAATAATCCATCAAAGGTTGAAAGAGCGACCAGAGATATAGATGGAGACTGGATTGGTGAATTTCCAACTATGGAGGGAATGGAAATAGCATTGAGAAATGCGGTTAAAGAAGTGGATTCTTCCTTAGATGTCCAGGCCAACAGAACATTCGCTGAAAGAAAATCTGCCGGTTTTAAAATTATCAATGAAATTGGAGAAAAGATCGCAAGTATTGATTTAAGCGTCAGGCAGAACCGATTTAGCAGACCTTACATTTCCTATGTGAATGGAATATCCATTACAGGAGCAAGTTTATCCAAAATGCTGTCTGACAAATTATATGCAATTTCAGGAGAGAGTGTATGTAGAAGAATGAAGGATGTATTGGATATTTATGTGATGTCTTTTATTACAAAAATTGATATAGATGAACTGCATCAAATATGGACCGAGACAGGTAGGAAATTGGGGGATTTTGAAGCATTTAAAACTCAGATTGCCAGGTTGGGTGAAGCTTATAATAAAATGAAGGGTATAAAAAATAAACCTGATTTTCTTGATGTATACAGTCGGGTAACTGATGTAATATGTAAATTGGAACGTCAAAAGGGAATAGAAACTCTGACTAAGAAAAATCAAGATAAATTTTAAGATATGAATAGAAAATGGAAATATAAAGATGCCAGACAGATATAGTGTAAGCGTCAAATAAGAACGTGTAGTGAAACATATGGCGTTCTCCTGTAAACTTAGGGTTAGAGTTTTTAGAGTCCACTCCCAAAACTCTAAATCTGGATAAAGGAGAATATTCATGGACATTTCCACTTTAACTCCGGATAAGCAGGTAAAATTTCAGTACTGGCTCGATGTGATCCGGCAATGCAGGGCCTCCGGCCTGACAAACCAGGCATGGTGCGAACAGAATAACGTCTCTTTAAAAAGTTATTATTACCGGATCGCAAAAATACGCAGGCTGGCTCTTGAGAGGCTGTAAAAAATCTTGTGTCTATGAACTTTAGACTTTCCTGATAAGAATTAGATATGTAAGAGTATTTTGTCGGTTTTGTGTTTTTAGGGCTGTCGAATTATTTCTTCTATTTATAGTATAACCAGTCTGGCGGATTCTATACATTTTTTCTGATTTTTTGTATGGCAAACAGGCATTGTATTTGACTGCCACTTTCGTGGGCTCTGCCCACACCCGGCCTCCGGAATAAGACTGGGATTTTCTGGCAATACTATCAATGCCGATGGAATAAGGCTGGGATGGCAGGTGTTTCCAAATATTGCCATCCCGGTTTTTTTTACAGGTATTGCGTGAGACGCTCTCCGTACAGGACTGTCAGCTGGTTCAGGACCTGGTCCCAGTTCCGATATCTCTGCGTCCATTTCTTCGTGACATTCCGGCTTGCCAGATATAGCATCTTCTCCAGGGACGCGTCGCTGGGGAACACGCTCTTTGTCCTGGTCACTTTCCGGTACTGGCGGTTCAGCCCCTCTATGATGTTGGTGGTATACATAATCCGGCGGATTTCATCCGGGAACTGAAAGAAGGGGCTGACGTCTTCCCAGTTGTTCTCCCAGCTGCTGACGGCGTAGGGGTATTTCTTCCCCCATGTTTCTTTCACGTTTTCCAGTTCTGCACAGGCCGCCGCCTCGTTTGGGGCATTGTAGGTCGCCTTGAAGTCGGAGGCGAATCTTTTCAGGTCTTTGTAACTGACGTATTTGAACGAGTTGCGCAGCATGTGGATGACGCACCGCTGTATCTCTGCCTTTGGAAATACCGCCTGTATGGCCTCTTTGAACCCAGGCAGTCCGTCCACGCAGAAAAACAGCACGTCCTTCACGCCCCGGTTGTGCAGGTCGTTCAGCATCCCCAGCCAGAACCTGCCGGTCTCGTTTGCCCCGACGGTAATGCTCAGGATCTCCTTGTAGCCTTCAGTCGTCACGCCCGGCACAACATAGGCTGCACGGCTTAGTATCCGCCCATCCTCCCGGACTTTGTAGTGGATGCAGTCCATGAATACAAATGGGTATACCGGGTTCAGGGGGCGGGACTGTCACTCCCTGACCTGTGGAAGAATCTTATCTGTAATCCTGCTGACCATCTCCGCTGATAATTCGATCCCATACAGGTCATTCAGCTGGTCATGGATATCCCGGGTGCTCATCCCGCGAGCATACAGGGAAATCACCTTTTCTTCAATCCCCGAGATGTCCCGCTGGTATTTCGGTATCAGCTTCGGCTCAAACTCCCCATTCCGGTCCCTGGGCACGTCAATCTGGAATTCTCCATACTGGCTCTTGAGGTTTTTGGGGGAATGCCCATTGCGTTTGTTGTCCGTCTGCAAGTCTCCCCTGTTGTTTTTCTCATAGCCGAGGGCCGCATCCAACTCAGCCTCCATCAGTTCCTGTAGAATGTCCTTAAAACTGTCCCTGAGGAGGGCATAGACATCGGTGACGCTGTTTAAGTTGTTTTCTGAGATAATCTGTCGAATCTGTTCCTTTGCTACTGGCATAAAAACACTCCTTTTCGATAAGAATTTGCATATCCTGATTCTTACCAAAAGGGAGCCATTTATTTCCAAAAACACAAACTTATTTACACTACCAATTTTTATCGGAAGGATTTTTCCTCCATAGACACAGAAATATTTACACCCTCCCCTGGAAAAGAAAACCATGCCTTAAGAAAAGAACCTGCGGATACATTCCATTGTATACATCAGGGTAAAATGTCCGGTTCCCTCAACCTCAGGGAAACCGGACGTTTTACTCTGTACGTTACTGAGACTCCATCTCACCCAGAATCTTCCACAAGTCTTCCGCATTATCAGCAATGTATTCTGCCCCGTGTTCCATGAGAAACTCCCGGCTGCGGAAGCCCCAGCTTACGCAGATACAGGGAATGCCGGAATTTCCGGCGGTGATAATATCCACGTCGGAATCACCCACGTACACACAGCGTTCCGCCGGGGACTGAAGTTCTTTCATGGCGGCAAACACCGTGTCCGGAGCAGGTTTGCGGGCTACCTGCGGAGATTCCCCGATGGCTGAGGTAATGTAGGGCGTAAAGAAATCCTCACACAGGCCTTTGACAGCCAAATCAAATTTGTTGGACACAACGGCCAGTTTGTAACCGGATTCAGAAGCCTTTTTTAAGAAATCTATAATACCGGGGAAAGGCCTGGTAAAATCTTTTTTGTGAGCAGCATAATGTTCCTGAAACTCTTTCAGGCAGCGGTCAAATTCCGGGAACTCATGTCCGCCGGGGATGGCTTTTTCCATAAGGACCGTAACGCCGTTTCCCACCATCTGGCGGACTGCATCCTCAGAATGGAGCGGGAAGCCGAAGCGCTCCATGGCATAATTTACGCTGTTGGTCAAATCTGTTAAAGTATCCAGTAAAGTTCCGTCTAAATCAAAAATAATGGTATCAATATTCTGCGGCATAGTATCACTCCTTTGTGACAGTTTGAAGTGGAACAGTAATATTTTATACCTCAGGAAGGAAATCTGCAAGAAAAATCTTTGTGTGTTTGCATGAATATGGTATAATATGCACTGAGGAGGGCCCCATCGTTTGCCTTGAGGAGGGCCCCATCGTTTGCCTTGAAGAGGGCCCCATCGTTTGCCTTGAGGAGGGCCCCATCGAAGATGGGAGGAGACCTGAAGGCGAGATGGGAGGAGACCTGAAGGCGAGATGGGAGGAGACCTGAAGGCGAGATGGGAGGAGACCTGAGTGCGAACAGTAACAGTAACTGCATATGCCCATTTCAGATCGCCTGGGGCGATGGGGCATATGCTCTGGCACCATACATGTACCGGTCCATGACAAATCAGCGTAGTGATTTGTCATGGATTACCAGACAGAAAGAAAAGCTCTGCAAAAATATATAAATTCAGATAGACAAAGGAGAACAACAGATGTGGGATAAAGTGTGGAACCAGGATAAAATCGCTTATGGCGGGGATTACAATCCGGAACAGTGGCCGGAGGAAACCTGGGAAGAAGATATGCGTCTGCTGAAGCTGGCGCACATTGATACTCTGACATTAAATGTATTTTCCTGGGCGGCTTTGCAGCCTTCGGAGGAGACATACTGTTTTGATAAACTGGATAAAATTATGGAACTGGCCAGGGCAAATAATATGAAAGTCTGTCTGGCCACCAGTACCGGGGCCCATCCGGCCTGGATGGCCAGGAAATACCCCGAAATTCTGCGAACCGATGAACGGGGCGTCCGGCGGAAATTCGGAGGAAGGCACAATTCCTGCCCCAACAGTCCGGTATACCGGAAGTATTCGGTGAAACTGGCGGAACGGCTGGCAGAGCGGTATCAGAATTACGATAATATCGTTGCATGGCATATTTCCAATGAATACGGCGGGGAATGTTACTGCGAAAACTGCGAAAAGGCCTTTCGGGAATGGCTGAAAAAAAGATACGGTACTCTGGAAAAACTAAACCATGCCTGGACTACTGCTTTCTGGGGACATACCTTTTATGACTGGGAAGAAATTGTGCTGCCGGATTTGCGCAGCGAGCATATGGAATCAGAGCGGACCACGGCCCAGACCATCAGCCTGGACTATCGCAGATTTAACTCGGACAGTATTCTGGAATGCTTCCGGCTGGAATACGAAGCAGTAAAAAAACATACCCCGGACATTCCGGTGACCACAAACCTGATGGGGGCTTACAAACCTCTGGATTACCGGAAATGGGGAAAATATCTGGATTTTATTTCCTGGGATAACTATCCCTCCAATGAAGATTCTTTCAGCCAGACGGCCTTTTATCATGACCTGATGCGGGGCGCAGGGGGCGGAAAACCTTTCATATTGATGGAGCAGACTCCAAGTCAGCAGAACTGGCAGCCTTTTAATGCACTGAAACGGCCGGGCGTCATGCGTCTTTGGAGTTATCAGGCAGTGGCTCACGGTTCCGACGCAGTGCTGTTTTTCCAGATGAAGCGCAGCATTGGCTCCTGTGAAAAATACCATGGCGCGGTTATCAGCCATGCAGGCCATGAACATACCAGAGTGTTCCGGGAAGTGGCAGAGCTGGGCCGGGAGCTGGAGCAGATGGGAAATGAGATTATCGGCTCCGGTATCCGTGCAGAGACAGCCCTGATATTTGACTGGGAAAACTGGTGGGCGGCAGAGTATTCCGCAGGCCCCAGTGTAAATCTGAACTATAAGGAGCAGGTGCTCCATTATTACACGGCCCTGCACCGGCAGAATATACCCGTGGATATTATCGGGGAAGAAGATGATTTGTCCGGCTATAAGCTGGTAATTGCTCCCCTTTTATATATGACAAAACCCGGCGTGGATGAACGGATACGGGAATTTGTAAAGAAAGGCGGCGCCTTTGTCACTACCTGTTTCAGCGGATATGTGGACGAAAATGACCGGGTTATCACCGGCGGTTATCCCGGCAGACTTCGGGATATTCTGGGCGTATGGGTAGAAGAAAGCGATGCTCTGCCGGAGCACAGAAATAATCGGTTTATATACAGGAATCAGGAATATTCCGCTGAAATTCTCTGTGATATCATGCACCTGGAAGGGGCGGAGACGCTGGCGGAGTATCAGGAAGATTTTTACGAAGGAACCCCGGTGGTCACATGCAATTCCTTTGGAATGGGAAAGGCATATTATGTGGGAACCTGTTCCGGAGATGAATTTTACCGGGATTTTATCCGGGAACTCTGCCGGGAACAGCAGATTGCATCGGCGGCGGAGCTGCCGGAAGAAGTGGAGGCAGTCAGACGAACGGGAGAACAGGCGGAATATCTGTTTTTACTGAACCACGGAGAGAAGGAACAGGAAATTTCCATACCGGAGCAGTGTCTGGAACTGACAGAAGGAAAAATATACGGCCGCGGAGAACAGGCAGTTCTTCCTGCAAAAGGCGTTATGATTTTAAAAAGCAGGCACTGAAACGAAAGAGAAAGGACAGAATGATATGAATTGTTTGGGAAATATTTTGTGGATGATTTTTGGCGGACTGTTCAGCAGTCTGGGCTGGCTGCTGGCCGGATGTCTGTGGTGTATTACCATTGTGGGGATTCCGGTGGGCGTGCAGTGCTTTAAGTTTGCAGGCCTGAGTCTCTGCCCTTTTGGAAAAGAAGTGCGTTATGGCGGCGGGGCAGTTTCCCTGCTGGTTAATATTATCTGGCTGATTGTATCGGGAATTCCCATGGCAGCGGGATTTGCCATTTGGGGCTGTTTGCTGTGCGTAACACTGATTGGGATTCCCTTCGGACTGCAGATGTTTAAGCTGGCGAAGCTGGCTCTGATGCCATTTGGGGCTGTGGTAGAGCAGAAAGGACAGGTGTAAGCCATGATTCAGTTAAAAGCAAACAGTGAACTGAAGAAAGTATTCGGCCGGATGCTGAACACCATGGGGGTCAACGTGGTATGGACAGGGAATTTTGTGGTGCTGAATAATTTCCTGATTCTCTCCGGAAATGTCCGGTCTCTGATTTTTAATTTTGACAATGGAAAAGTTATTACAAATGTGATTGAGCTGCCAAATAAGGAAGAAGATATGGAGCCGGTGGCGGAAAATGAAGTGGTCACCAATGTATTAAATATGACGTTGTACGCCTTTGGAAAATGGGGCGTGATTAAAGGGCTGAAAGTGGATAAGGATTACAGCCAGTTAAACGGCTTGTTTTACGCCATATTAAAGGATATGAAAATAACACCGGGATTTCAGGACAACTATTTCCGGTTTTACCGAAATAATATACAGATGACTTACGAGGAAGTAGTGGAGGCCGCACTGGAGGAAGGAAAGCGGAAGGCAGAGGAAGTAAAAGAGGAAAAGGAGCAGGAAGCCCCGGAAGAAAAGGGCCTTGGCCTGTGGCATAACATCCGCTGGAGCGCGGAGAAGGCCACATTTACCAAAAGTGAAATCAAAGCTGCGGAGCGTAATACCGCCCGTTTGGGCAATAATTTCTACATAAGCGGTTATCAGTGTCCGGGCTGCGGAAGAAAACTGTACATGGCTGTATATCCTCAGGGCCGGGAGTTTCCGGTAGAGACGGAGGAAGGAAAAGTATATCTGGCCAGAAGTTATACCTGCAGCAACTGCAACCTGTTTTATACTCCGAAGCCGGGCAGGCTGCTGCGGGAAGGGCTTAGCTATGCCATGAAATTCGGCGGCGACAAAGAGGCCTATGAAGATTATCAGGAGCTGCTGGGCAGCAGAGCGGAACATACCTCCAACTGTAATTTTAACGAATTCGAAGCCCGGCGGGGAAAACATGCACTGCCCCCCATTGAGGAAGCCTGCGCGGAACTGGAAGAAAAAAGCGAGGAAGAACTGCAGGCCATAACGGAACAGATAGAGGATGGATTTTACCCGCCTCTGAAAGCGGAGCCTTACCGGGAAAAAATAGAAGAACTGCTGGAAAGAAGACAGCGGGAAAAAGAAGAAAGCAGGAAATCCGGAAAAAAGAAAAAAGACACGTCACGGGTATCTGACGAGACTTCTGCGGGCCGGCAGGAGACAGCTTTGCCGGAACAGGAGAACATATCCTCCGGCCGCGGGGACCAGGAAAAAATATCTCCTCGACAGCCGGAACAGGAGAATACCCGCTCCGAATCCGCCAGGGAAGAATCGGAACATCTCTCTGCCGAAACCGGAAAAGAGGCGCAGGCTGCTGAAAGGAAGAAGAGGGAATCAAAGGTACAGGACGCCCAAAAACCGGCGGAACATACAGGAGAAAAGGAGACCCCTCTCAGAGATTCGTCCGGTCAGGAAACTGCTCTGCCCAAAGAAACTTCCGGAAAGAAGTTCCTGTTCCGGGAAAAAGAATCTGTTCTGAAATTCCGGAAACAGCAGGAAGAAAAAAAAGCGCCTAAAGAGGAAGAAGGAAATTTCCGGGAACGGTACAAGGCGCGTATGCGGACGCTGGAGAAAATGTCCCTGTTCCAGTTAAAAACTCTGCGCAGCCAGATTCAGTCGGACGAACGTCTGGACTGGATTGAAAAAGAGAAATTTACCAAGCAGATAAAACAGGAAATTTTCCGGAAAGAGGAAGAAGAACTGCGCCAGAAAGCCGCAGAAAGTATGGATAAGCCATACGGAGTAATCAAACGTGTGATGGAAGAGATTTCTCAGGGGGAAATTCCGGAACCGGTGAAGAAGGAACTTCTGGATTCACTGGATGAGGTGAAGAAGCAGAAGGGACAGGAGGAGGTAAAAAAACTGATTGCCCTTGTGCCGGAACATATGAACCGCAGCCAGTACCAGACCTTTAAAGAGAAGCTGGACAAGTTTGCGGACGCGGATATTTCCACCTACCAGGAAGTGCTGGAGGGAAAACGGAGACTTACAGAGAAGCGGGAAATCAGCGCCATGCTGAGCCGGGCGGAAAAAAGTGACCGGAACGGTCTGATGCGTATGCTGAAAAAACTGAAAGAAGATGGATTTTCCAGAGAGCAGGCAGAGCCGGCCATTGAGATGATTGAGAAGAAAGTCCGTGCCATAGATGAAAAAGTCATTGACAGAATATGCCCCAATATTATGAGAATGTCCTTTGATGAGGCGGCGGAGGCCTATGAGAAAATCGAAGGAGGAGCGTTCCTGCCGGAACTGAAAACAAATACGCTGGAGATGATTGACAAGCGTCTGACTAAAATAAAAATGGATGAGTGCGAATTGCTGGTGGAAAAACTGAGAGAAGAATTAAAGGGGA is from Lachnospiraceae bacterium JLR.KK002 and encodes:
- a CDS encoding nucleotidyl transferase AbiEii/AbiGii toxin family protein, whose protein sequence is MEFLYRVMEELSNAGVPIVFKGAMVLNLAIRDNNPSKVERATRDIDGDWIGEFPTMEGMEIALRNAVKEVDSSLDVQANRTFAERKSAGFKIINEIGEKIASIDLSVRQNRFSRPYISYVNGISITGASLSKMLSDKLYAISGESVCRRMKDVLDIYVMSFITKIDIDELHQIWTETGRKLGDFEAFKTQIARLGEAYNKMKGIKNKPDFLDVYSRVTDVICKLERQKGIETLTKKNQDKF
- a CDS encoding YccF domain-containing protein — protein: MNCLGNILWMIFGGLFSSLGWLLAGCLWCITIVGIPVGVQCFKFAGLSLCPFGKEVRYGGGAVSLLVNIIWLIVSGIPMAAGFAIWGCLLCVTLIGIPFGLQMFKLAKLALMPFGAVVEQKGQV
- a CDS encoding beta-galactosidase: MWDKVWNQDKIAYGGDYNPEQWPEETWEEDMRLLKLAHIDTLTLNVFSWAALQPSEETYCFDKLDKIMELARANNMKVCLATSTGAHPAWMARKYPEILRTDERGVRRKFGGRHNSCPNSPVYRKYSVKLAERLAERYQNYDNIVAWHISNEYGGECYCENCEKAFREWLKKRYGTLEKLNHAWTTAFWGHTFYDWEEIVLPDLRSEHMESERTTAQTISLDYRRFNSDSILECFRLEYEAVKKHTPDIPVTTNLMGAYKPLDYRKWGKYLDFISWDNYPSNEDSFSQTAFYHDLMRGAGGGKPFILMEQTPSQQNWQPFNALKRPGVMRLWSYQAVAHGSDAVLFFQMKRSIGSCEKYHGAVISHAGHEHTRVFREVAELGRELEQMGNEIIGSGIRAETALIFDWENWWAAEYSAGPSVNLNYKEQVLHYYTALHRQNIPVDIIGEEDDLSGYKLVIAPLLYMTKPGVDERIREFVKKGGAFVTTCFSGYVDENDRVITGGYPGRLRDILGVWVEESDALPEHRNNRFIYRNQEYSAEILCDIMHLEGAETLAEYQEDFYEGTPVVTCNSFGMGKAYYVGTCSGDEFYRDFIRELCREQQIASAAELPEEVEAVRRTGEQAEYLFLLNHGEKEQEISIPEQCLELTEGKIYGRGEQAVLPAKGVMILKSRH
- a CDS encoding HAD family hydrolase produces the protein MPQNIDTIIFDLDGTLLDTLTDLTNSVNYAMERFGFPLHSEDAVRQMVGNGVTVLMEKAIPGGHEFPEFDRCLKEFQEHYAAHKKDFTRPFPGIIDFLKKASESGYKLAVVSNKFDLAVKGLCEDFFTPYITSAIGESPQVARKPAPDTVFAAMKELQSPAERCVYVGDSDVDIITAGNSGIPCICVSWGFRSREFLMEHGAEYIADNAEDLWKILGEMESQ